In a genomic window of Gemmatimonadetes bacterium T265:
- a CDS encoding putative phosphoketolase — MTDDRQPLTADQLHAIDAYWRAANYLSVGQIYLMDNPLLREPLRMEHVKPRLLGHWGTTPGLNFVYAHLNRVIAARDLDVIYICGPGHGGPGMVANTYLEGTYSEIYPDVSQDADGMRRLFRQFSFPGGIPSHAAPETPGSIHEGGELGYSLTHAYGAAFDNPDLIVACVIGDGEAETGPLSASWHSNAFLNPATDGAVLPILHLNGFKIANPTVLARIPEGQLLELLHGYGYEPFVVAGEDPAVVHQQMAATLDTILDRIAAIQRVARGGGDGTDSATADPTAAEPPRWPVLVLRTPKGWTGPKTVDGLKTEGSWRSHQVPIATVRGNPAHLADLEAWLRSYRAEELFDEAGRLRPELAVLAPRGTRRMGANPHANGGILRRTLRLPDFRDYAVAVPSPGGVQGEATRVLGTYLRDVVRRNADARNFRLMGPDETSSNRLDAVFEATGRVWQEERRPDDDAHLVPDGRVMEVLSEHLCEGWLEGYLLTGRHGLFSCYEAFVHIVDSMMNQHAKWLKVSRALPWRRPISSLNYLLTSHVWRQDHNGFSHQDPGFIDLVVNKKADIARVYLPPDANCLLWVADHCLCTYDRINVIVAGKQPAPQWLTMEQAAAHCGAGIGIWEWASNDRGAAPDVVMACAGDVPTLEATAAVSLLREHVPDLKVRLVNVVDLMTLQTPAEHPHGLAEDAYDGLFPPGTPVVFAFHGYPQLVHSLTYRRANHNDLHVHGFIGEGTTTTPFDMVVLNRLDRFHLAEAAVTRVARLGSVAAYARQLLRDKLAEHRAYVERYGEDLPEVRDWGWSYGTAARAGD, encoded by the coding sequence ATGACCGACGACCGGCAGCCGCTCACCGCCGACCAGCTGCACGCGATCGACGCGTACTGGCGCGCGGCGAACTACCTCTCCGTGGGGCAGATCTACCTCATGGACAATCCGCTGCTGCGCGAACCGCTGCGAATGGAGCACGTGAAGCCGCGGCTGCTCGGCCACTGGGGGACGACGCCCGGGCTCAACTTCGTCTACGCGCACCTGAACCGGGTGATCGCGGCGCGCGACCTCGACGTGATCTACATCTGCGGCCCCGGCCACGGCGGGCCGGGGATGGTCGCGAACACGTACCTCGAAGGGACATACAGCGAGATCTACCCCGACGTCTCGCAGGACGCGGACGGGATGCGGCGGCTGTTCCGCCAGTTCTCGTTCCCGGGCGGGATCCCGAGCCACGCCGCGCCCGAGACGCCCGGGTCGATCCACGAGGGCGGGGAACTGGGCTACTCGCTCACGCACGCGTACGGGGCCGCGTTCGACAACCCCGACCTGATCGTCGCGTGCGTGATCGGCGACGGTGAGGCGGAGACGGGGCCGCTCTCGGCGTCGTGGCACTCGAACGCGTTCCTCAATCCGGCGACCGACGGCGCGGTACTTCCGATCCTGCACCTGAACGGATTCAAGATCGCCAACCCGACGGTGCTCGCGCGGATCCCGGAGGGGCAGCTGCTCGAGTTGCTGCACGGGTACGGCTACGAGCCGTTCGTCGTGGCCGGCGAGGACCCGGCGGTCGTGCACCAGCAGATGGCCGCGACGCTCGACACGATCCTCGACCGCATCGCGGCCATCCAGCGTGTGGCACGCGGTGGGGGCGACGGGACCGATTCCGCGACGGCCGATCCGACGGCGGCCGAGCCGCCGCGGTGGCCGGTGCTCGTGCTGCGGACGCCGAAGGGGTGGACGGGGCCGAAGACGGTTGACGGGCTCAAGACGGAAGGGTCGTGGCGCTCGCACCAGGTGCCGATCGCCACGGTGCGCGGCAACCCGGCGCACCTCGCGGACCTCGAGGCGTGGCTCAGGAGCTACCGCGCCGAGGAGCTGTTCGACGAGGCGGGGCGGCTCCGCCCCGAGCTGGCCGTGCTCGCGCCGCGCGGGACGCGGCGCATGGGCGCGAACCCGCACGCGAACGGCGGGATCCTGCGGCGCACGCTGCGCCTGCCGGACTTCCGCGACTACGCGGTCGCCGTGCCCTCGCCGGGGGGCGTGCAGGGCGAGGCGACGCGGGTGTTAGGCACCTACCTGCGCGACGTGGTCCGCCGCAACGCGGACGCGCGCAACTTCCGCCTCATGGGCCCCGACGAGACCTCGTCCAACCGGCTCGACGCGGTGTTCGAGGCGACGGGGCGCGTGTGGCAGGAGGAGCGCCGTCCCGACGACGATGCGCACCTCGTGCCGGACGGGCGCGTGATGGAGGTGCTGAGCGAGCACCTCTGCGAGGGGTGGCTGGAGGGCTACCTGCTCACGGGGCGGCACGGGCTATTCTCGTGCTATGAGGCGTTCGTGCACATCGTCGACTCGATGATGAACCAGCACGCGAAGTGGCTGAAGGTGTCGCGCGCGCTGCCGTGGCGGCGGCCGATCTCGTCGCTCAACTACCTGCTGACGTCGCACGTCTGGCGGCAGGACCACAACGGGTTCAGCCACCAGGACCCGGGGTTCATCGACCTCGTCGTGAACAAGAAGGCGGACATCGCGCGCGTGTACCTGCCGCCGGACGCGAACTGCCTGTTGTGGGTGGCGGACCACTGCCTCTGCACGTACGACCGGATCAACGTGATCGTCGCGGGCAAGCAGCCGGCGCCGCAGTGGCTGACGATGGAGCAGGCCGCGGCGCACTGCGGCGCGGGGATCGGCATCTGGGAGTGGGCGAGCAACGACCGCGGCGCCGCGCCCGACGTCGTGATGGCCTGCGCGGGCGACGTACCCACGCTGGAAGCGACGGCGGCGGTGAGCCTGCTGCGCGAGCACGTCCCCGACCTCAAGGTGCGGCTCGTCAACGTGGTCGACCTGATGACGCTGCAGACGCCGGCCGAGCACCCGCACGGGCTCGCGGAGGACGCGTACGACGGGCTGTTCCCGCCGGGGACGCCGGTGGTCTTCGCGTTCCACGGCTACCCGCAGCTCGTGCACAGCCTCACGTACCGGCGGGCCAACCACAACGACCTGCACGTGCATGGGTTCATCGGCGAGGGGACGACGACGACGCCGTTCGACATGGTGGTGCTCAACCGGCTGGACCGCTTCCACCTCGCGGAGGCGGCGGTCACGCGGGTGGCGCGGTTAGGCAGCGTCGCGGCCTACGCGCGGCAGCTGCTGCGCGACAAGTTGGCCGAGCACCGCGCGTACGTGGAGCGGTACGGGGAGGACCTGCCGGAGGTGCGCGACTGGGGCTGGTCGTACGGGACGGCGGCGCGGGCGGGGGACTGA
- a CDS encoding haloacid dehalogenase, with amino-acid sequence MARVETAFLFDLDGTLVDSVYQHVLAWHEALQAEGIELSVWRIHRKIGMSGGLFTNMLLREIGMEIDAERITRLRQLHTAAYRRLSPAIRPLPGARELLAFLTDAEIPWAIATSGRMETAGPVLETLGVDLGRTVVVTRDQVKYAKPDPDLFLAAADRLGVPIGGASVVGDSVWDMLAARRARSLGIGLLSGGYGLDELERAGAYRVYEDPADLLRHVDEVGGRR; translated from the coding sequence ATGGCCCGCGTCGAAACCGCGTTCCTCTTCGACCTCGACGGCACGCTCGTCGACAGCGTCTACCAGCACGTGCTGGCGTGGCACGAGGCGCTCCAGGCGGAGGGGATCGAGCTCTCGGTCTGGCGGATCCACCGCAAGATTGGGATGAGCGGCGGGCTGTTCACGAACATGCTGCTCCGCGAGATCGGCATGGAGATCGACGCGGAGCGCATCACGCGGCTTCGACAGCTCCATACGGCGGCGTACCGCCGGCTGTCGCCCGCGATCCGGCCGCTGCCGGGCGCGCGCGAGCTGCTCGCCTTCCTGACCGACGCGGAAATCCCGTGGGCGATCGCGACGAGCGGCCGGATGGAGACCGCGGGGCCGGTGCTCGAGACGCTCGGCGTCGACCTCGGGCGCACGGTCGTCGTCACGCGCGACCAGGTGAAGTACGCGAAGCCCGACCCCGACCTCTTTCTCGCGGCCGCCGACCGGCTCGGCGTGCCGATCGGCGGCGCGTCGGTCGTCGGCGACAGCGTGTGGGACATGCTCGCCGCGCGGCGGGCGCGCTCGCTCGGGATCGGGCTCCTCTCGGGCGGCTACGGGCTGGACGAGTTGGAGCGCGCGGGGGCGTACCGCGTCTACGAGGACCCCGCGGACCTGCTGCGCCACGTCGACGAGGTCGGGGGGCGGCGGTAG
- a CDS encoding LysR family transcriptional regulator, whose protein sequence is MELRHLRYFVAVAEELHFGRAAERLHIAQPPLSRQIRDLEREVGTPLFDRTPRGVELTPAGSAFLPEARLTLAQAERAQRTARRAAEGEIGRFRVGFVEAAADAAVLPDVLGFFRMHLPNIGVSLFEMDALQQAEALRTERIDLGILHSPPADADAWLNVEPVYADPMVVAIPEFQALAARERPRLADFAAEPFVLFPRPAAPVLFDALIAECRAAEFSPRVVQEASGWHTIAGLVAAGVGVAFVPTSVAQLRRPGVVFRAVEGLAVEMGMCAVWRRGARTSSVRERFVTALRTVARARPAPDV, encoded by the coding sequence GTGGAGCTCCGCCATCTGCGCTACTTCGTCGCCGTCGCAGAAGAGCTGCACTTCGGCCGAGCCGCCGAGCGGCTCCACATCGCCCAGCCCCCGCTCAGCCGGCAGATCCGCGACCTCGAGCGCGAGGTCGGCACGCCGCTCTTCGACCGCACCCCGCGCGGCGTCGAGCTCACCCCCGCCGGGAGCGCCTTCCTCCCCGAGGCGCGCCTCACCCTCGCGCAGGCGGAGCGCGCCCAACGCACGGCCCGGCGCGCGGCGGAGGGCGAGATCGGGCGCTTCCGCGTCGGCTTCGTCGAGGCCGCCGCCGACGCCGCGGTGCTCCCCGACGTGCTCGGTTTTTTCCGCATGCACCTGCCCAACATCGGCGTCTCGCTGTTCGAGATGGACGCCCTCCAGCAGGCCGAGGCGCTCCGCACCGAGCGCATCGACCTCGGCATCCTCCACAGCCCGCCGGCCGACGCCGACGCCTGGCTCAACGTCGAGCCGGTGTACGCCGACCCGATGGTCGTCGCGATCCCGGAGTTCCAAGCGCTCGCCGCCCGCGAGCGGCCGCGGCTCGCCGACTTCGCCGCCGAGCCGTTCGTGCTCTTTCCCCGTCCCGCCGCCCCGGTGCTCTTCGACGCGCTGATCGCCGAGTGCCGGGCCGCCGAGTTCAGCCCGCGCGTGGTCCAGGAGGCGAGCGGGTGGCACACGATCGCCGGGCTCGTCGCGGCGGGCGTCGGCGTCGCGTTCGTGCCGACGTCGGTCGCGCAGCTCCGGCGCCCGGGTGTGGTGTTCCGCGCGGTCGAGGGGCTCGCGGTCGAGATGGGGATGTGCGCCGTCTGGCGGCGCGGCGCGCGCACGTCGTCGGTGCGCGAACGCTTCGTGACCGCGCTGCGCACGGTCGCCCGCGCGCGGCCGGCGCCCGACGTCTGA
- a CDS encoding dehydrogenase translates to MEPNTPPPPDALSRRQVLGGLAAAGVAATVGAPAAANAGAAPASPPQNPVTQYPQPPFPQQQQPWPGLASRMTPRPDHGETSYKGSGRLAGRKALVTGGDSGIGRAAAIAFAREGADVAINYLPAEEPDAQEVVAVIRQAGRKAVAIPGDIRTEAFCQQLVDRAARELGGLDLLANVAGRQQQRQAIAELTSEDFDATLKTNAYALFWITKAALPHMGPGSTIINTTSEQGFNPDPWLLDYAPTKAFIANFTKALAKQVGKRGIRVNGVAPGPYWTALQVTGGTPQEKVPTFGQDTPYGRPGQPAEIAALYVHLASPESSFANGSIMGESAGKGLP, encoded by the coding sequence ATGGAACCGAACACTCCGCCCCCTCCGGACGCGCTGTCTCGCCGCCAGGTCCTCGGCGGCCTCGCCGCTGCGGGCGTCGCGGCGACCGTGGGCGCCCCCGCGGCCGCGAACGCCGGCGCCGCGCCCGCGTCGCCCCCGCAGAACCCGGTCACACAGTATCCGCAGCCGCCGTTCCCGCAGCAGCAGCAGCCGTGGCCCGGGTTGGCGAGCCGGATGACGCCCAGGCCCGACCACGGCGAGACGAGTTACAAGGGCTCGGGCCGCCTCGCCGGCCGCAAGGCGCTCGTCACCGGCGGCGACTCGGGGATCGGCCGCGCCGCGGCCATCGCCTTCGCGCGCGAGGGGGCCGACGTCGCGATCAACTACCTGCCCGCGGAGGAGCCCGACGCGCAGGAGGTGGTCGCCGTCATCCGGCAGGCGGGGCGCAAGGCGGTGGCGATTCCCGGCGACATCCGCACCGAGGCGTTTTGCCAGCAGCTCGTCGACCGGGCGGCGCGCGAGCTGGGCGGGCTCGACCTCCTGGCCAACGTCGCCGGCCGGCAGCAGCAGCGCCAGGCGATCGCCGAGCTCACGAGCGAGGACTTCGACGCCACGCTCAAGACGAACGCGTACGCGCTCTTCTGGATCACGAAGGCCGCGCTGCCGCACATGGGCCCGGGCTCGACGATCATCAACACCACGAGCGAGCAGGGCTTCAACCCGGACCCGTGGCTGCTCGACTACGCGCCGACCAAGGCGTTCATCGCCAACTTCACCAAGGCGCTCGCCAAACAGGTGGGCAAGCGCGGGATCCGCGTGAACGGCGTCGCGCCGGGGCCGTACTGGACGGCGCTCCAGGTCACGGGCGGCACGCCGCAGGAGAAAGTGCCGACGTTCGGCCAGGACACGCCGTACGGGCGCCCCGGGCAGCCGGCGGAGATCGCGGCGCTCTACGTCCACCTCGCCTCGCCGGAGTCGAGCTTCGCCAACGGGTCGATCATGGGGGAGTCGGCCGGCAAGGGGCTGCCGTAA
- the pepO_3 gene encoding metallopeptidase produces MPPVSSRVTAALAAVAFAALSAAAPARAAAQAAPSAAAPATSAVPAPPAPLKVVDVTFIDTTTRACTDFFQYANGAWLARDTIPAAYASSGVGRDMTDRNELAVRSVLDEALAGRAALPAGGTPRKLGTFYATCMDSAAAERDGVAPVLSMLREIDGVTTRAALARELAALQARGLEVGFRFGPEVGRHDAAHYVAAVYQGGLGLPDRDYYFEAGAAGDSTRRAYVAHLARLFALAGEPAPAAAQDAARVLALETSLAGASLTRVAQRDPAATDHMTSAAALRALAPHLDWAAYFRDVGLTRPPAQLNVGMPAFVTRADSLLAAAPLEDWRAYLRANVLAEAAPWLSTPFVRERFAFTSRFTGATALLPRWKRCLREADADLGEALGERYVARTFSPAARARATAVIDDIRAAFGERLRRLTWMSDATRAQALDKLARMREKVGYPERWRDYSALETEDGPFALNVFRARAFEWRRVVDRPGLPVDLAEWGMTVPTVNAYYNPSQNEMVFPAGALAPQTFDPRADDGANYGALGGSWAGHELTHGFDDEGRHFDARGAQRDWWTPADSLRFTQQAALVVRQFDGYVQVDTFHVNGRLTLGENIADYGGVLTGYDALQRALARDARPGPIDGYTPEQRFFLGYAQSWRAHDRPQMLRTRVTTDPHAPDRWRTNGPLSNSEAFARAFGCKPGDPMVRPPDVVPHIW; encoded by the coding sequence ATGCCGCCCGTCTCCTCGCGCGTGACCGCCGCGCTCGCCGCCGTCGCGTTCGCGGCGCTGTCGGCCGCGGCGCCCGCCCGCGCCGCCGCGCAGGCCGCGCCGTCCGCGGCGGCGCCCGCGACGTCGGCGGTGCCCGCGCCGCCCGCGCCGCTCAAGGTCGTCGACGTGACGTTCATCGACACGACGACGCGGGCCTGTACCGACTTCTTCCAGTACGCCAACGGCGCCTGGCTCGCGCGCGACACGATCCCGGCCGCGTACGCGTCGTCGGGCGTCGGGCGCGACATGACCGACCGCAACGAGCTCGCGGTGCGCTCGGTGCTCGACGAGGCGCTCGCCGGGCGCGCGGCGCTCCCCGCCGGGGGCACGCCGCGCAAGTTAGGCACCTTTTACGCGACGTGCATGGATTCGGCCGCGGCCGAGCGCGACGGCGTCGCGCCCGTGCTGTCGATGCTCCGCGAGATCGACGGCGTGACGACGCGCGCGGCGCTCGCGCGGGAGCTGGCCGCGCTGCAGGCGCGGGGGCTGGAGGTCGGCTTCCGCTTCGGCCCGGAGGTCGGGCGGCACGACGCCGCGCACTACGTCGCGGCGGTGTACCAGGGCGGGCTCGGCCTGCCCGACCGCGACTACTACTTCGAGGCGGGCGCCGCGGGCGATTCGACGCGGCGCGCCTACGTCGCGCACCTCGCGCGGCTGTTCGCACTCGCCGGCGAGCCCGCGCCGGCCGCCGCGCAGGACGCGGCGCGCGTGCTCGCGCTCGAGACGTCGCTCGCCGGCGCGTCGCTCACGCGCGTCGCGCAGCGCGACCCCGCGGCGACGGACCACATGACGTCGGCCGCCGCGCTGCGCGCGCTCGCGCCGCACCTCGACTGGGCGGCGTACTTCCGCGACGTCGGCCTCACGCGCCCGCCGGCGCAGCTCAACGTGGGGATGCCGGCGTTCGTCACGCGGGCCGACAGCCTGCTCGCGGCCGCGCCGCTCGAGGACTGGCGCGCGTACCTCCGGGCGAACGTGCTCGCGGAGGCCGCGCCGTGGCTCAGCACGCCGTTCGTGCGCGAGCGCTTCGCGTTCACGTCGCGCTTCACGGGCGCGACGGCGCTCCTCCCGCGCTGGAAGCGCTGCCTGCGCGAGGCCGACGCGGACCTCGGCGAGGCGTTAGGCGAGCGCTACGTCGCGCGGACCTTCTCCCCCGCGGCGCGGGCGCGCGCCACGGCGGTGATCGACGACATCCGCGCCGCCTTCGGCGAGCGCCTGCGCCGCCTGACGTGGATGAGCGACGCGACGCGCGCGCAGGCGCTCGACAAGCTCGCGCGGATGCGCGAGAAGGTCGGCTACCCGGAGCGGTGGCGCGACTACTCGGCGCTCGAGACCGAGGACGGGCCGTTCGCGCTCAACGTGTTCCGCGCCCGCGCCTTCGAGTGGCGGCGCGTCGTCGACCGCCCCGGCCTGCCGGTCGACCTCGCCGAGTGGGGGATGACCGTGCCGACGGTGAACGCGTACTACAACCCGTCGCAGAACGAGATGGTCTTCCCCGCCGGCGCGCTCGCGCCGCAGACCTTCGACCCGCGCGCCGACGACGGCGCGAACTACGGCGCGCTCGGCGGGAGCTGGGCGGGGCACGAACTGACGCACGGCTTCGACGACGAGGGGCGCCACTTCGACGCGCGCGGCGCGCAGCGCGACTGGTGGACGCCGGCCGACTCGCTGCGCTTCACGCAGCAGGCGGCGCTCGTCGTCCGGCAGTTCGACGGCTACGTGCAGGTCGACACGTTCCACGTCAACGGGCGCCTCACGCTGGGCGAGAACATCGCCGACTACGGCGGGGTCCTCACCGGCTACGACGCGCTCCAGCGCGCCCTCGCGCGCGACGCGCGGCCGGGGCCGATCGACGGCTACACGCCGGAGCAGCGCTTCTTCCTCGGCTACGCGCAGAGCTGGCGCGCGCACGACCGGCCGCAGATGCTGCGCACCCGCGTGACGACGGACCCGCACGCGCCGGACCGGTGGCGGACCAACGGGCCGCTGTCGAACTCCGAGGCGTTCGCGCGCGCGTTCGGGTGCAAGCCCGGCGACCCGATGGTCCGGCCGCCGGACGTCGTGCCGCACATCTGGTAA
- a CDS encoding asparagine synthase B, whose product MCSILGVLDLQSDPAALRARALDLSRCMRHRGPDWSGVFADGRAVLAHERLAVVGVDSGAQPLVGDGGRLALAVNGEVYNHRALRARYGAPNGSYVFRTDSDCEAILPLYLEHGAELVHALDGMFAFVLWDASAGRWLIARDPIGIIPLYYGRDADGTLYVASELKALAPVCVDARPFPPGHRWTSGEPEPVRYHRPRWRDYDAVAGAPADRAALRATLEHAVTSHLMSDVPYGVLLSGGLDSSLVAAIAAQHAARRVEEDERVAAWWPRLHSFAVGLDAGAERDGGSGDVSPDLRAARDVAAQLGTVHHEVRFTAQEGIDALSDVIWHLETYDVTTVRASTPMYLMARRIRAMGVKMVLSGEGSDELFGGYLYFHHAPDARALHDETVRKLDALHLYDCLRANKAMAAWGVEARVPFLDRHVVDAAMSLDPAVKLSGAGRGRIEKQFLREAFAGALPGHVLWRQKEQFSDGVGYGWIDALKAHAERAVGDAEFAGAAERFPYNPPATKEAYLYRTLFARHFPQDWAARTVPGGPSVACSTAAALEWDPSLRAVVDPSGRAVRAVHQAAY is encoded by the coding sequence ATGTGTTCGATCCTCGGTGTGCTCGACCTCCAGTCCGACCCCGCGGCCCTCCGCGCGCGGGCGCTCGATCTCTCGCGCTGCATGCGCCACCGCGGGCCCGACTGGTCGGGCGTATTCGCCGACGGGCGCGCGGTGCTGGCGCACGAGCGGCTCGCGGTCGTCGGCGTGGACTCGGGCGCGCAGCCGCTCGTCGGCGACGGCGGCCGCCTCGCGCTCGCCGTCAACGGCGAGGTCTACAACCACCGCGCGCTCCGCGCCCGCTACGGCGCGCCTAACGGGTCGTACGTCTTCCGGACCGACTCGGACTGCGAGGCCATCCTGCCGCTCTACCTGGAGCACGGGGCGGAGCTCGTCCACGCGCTCGACGGGATGTTCGCGTTCGTGCTCTGGGACGCGAGCGCGGGGCGGTGGCTGATCGCACGCGACCCGATCGGCATCATCCCGCTCTATTACGGGCGCGACGCCGACGGGACGCTGTACGTCGCCTCGGAGCTCAAGGCGCTCGCCCCCGTCTGCGTCGACGCGCGCCCCTTCCCGCCCGGCCATCGGTGGACGAGCGGCGAGCCCGAACCGGTGCGCTACCACCGCCCGCGCTGGCGCGACTACGACGCCGTGGCCGGCGCGCCGGCCGACCGCGCGGCGCTCCGCGCGACGCTGGAGCACGCCGTCACGAGCCACCTGATGAGCGACGTGCCGTACGGCGTGCTGCTCTCCGGCGGACTCGACTCGTCGCTCGTCGCGGCGATCGCCGCGCAGCACGCGGCGCGGCGCGTCGAGGAGGACGAGCGCGTGGCCGCCTGGTGGCCGCGCCTGCACAGCTTCGCGGTCGGCCTCGACGCGGGCGCGGAACGTGACGGCGGGAGCGGCGACGTCTCCCCCGACCTCCGCGCCGCGCGCGACGTCGCCGCTCAACTCGGCACCGTCCACCACGAGGTCCGCTTCACCGCGCAGGAAGGGATCGACGCGCTGAGCGACGTGATCTGGCACCTCGAGACCTACGACGTCACGACGGTGCGCGCGTCGACGCCGATGTACCTCATGGCGCGCCGCATCCGCGCGATGGGCGTCAAGATGGTGCTCTCCGGCGAGGGGTCGGACGAGCTGTTCGGCGGCTACCTCTACTTCCACCACGCGCCCGACGCGCGCGCCTTACACGACGAGACGGTGCGCAAGCTCGACGCGCTCCACCTCTACGACTGCCTGCGCGCCAACAAGGCGATGGCCGCGTGGGGCGTCGAGGCGCGCGTGCCCTTCCTCGACCGCCACGTCGTCGACGCGGCGATGTCGCTCGACCCCGCGGTGAAGCTGTCGGGCGCGGGGCGCGGCCGGATCGAGAAGCAGTTCCTGCGCGAGGCGTTCGCCGGCGCGCTCCCCGGACACGTGCTCTGGCGACAGAAAGAGCAGTTCTCCGACGGCGTCGGCTACGGCTGGATCGACGCGCTCAAGGCGCACGCCGAGCGCGCGGTGGGCGACGCGGAGTTCGCCGGCGCGGCGGAGCGCTTTCCCTACAACCCGCCGGCGACGAAGGAGGCGTACCTGTACCGCACGCTGTTCGCGCGCCACTTCCCGCAGGACTGGGCCGCGCGGACGGTGCCCGGGGGCCCGTCGGTCGCGTGCTCGACGGCCGCCGCGCTGGAGTGGGACCCGTCGCTGCGCGCGGTGGTCGACCCGTCGGGGCGCGCGGTGCGGGCGGTGCACCAGGCGGCGTACTGA
- a CDS encoding aminotransferase — translation MTPDLLRAPPAVPNDPPHAAADRAARLAAAGGTGATDVLAAARALEAAGRRVVHLEVGEPDAPTPPHVVEAGVRALRDGHTRYGPTAGIPELRAAAAAALAARGVPAEPARVVVAPGAKALLFSALLAAVRAGDEVLVPDPGYGAYGAITEFAGGRAVRYRLDAARDFAVDPDEVASHATSRTRVLVLNAPHNPTGGVIDPPALAHLAELAQRHDLLVVSDEIYARHVYPDGYPDAARPIPTHPSIAGLPGMAERTVVVDGFSKAYAMTGWRLGYAALPPALVAPVTALLAQSATCTPAFVQHAGVAALAGPQDSVVVQVAELRRRRDWFAAALGRVDGVRCARPRGAFYVFPRVDGALAGTGHSAESLAAHLLAKYSVACVAGSAFGPGGAGHLRFAYTAPVDDLAVAVDALAACMAELRGRAGANGVTG, via the coding sequence ATGACGCCTGACCTCCTGCGCGCGCCGCCGGCCGTGCCTAACGATCCGCCGCACGCCGCCGCGGACCGCGCGGCGCGGCTCGCCGCGGCCGGCGGCACCGGCGCGACCGACGTGCTCGCGGCCGCGCGCGCGCTCGAGGCCGCGGGCCGGCGCGTGGTGCACCTCGAGGTCGGCGAGCCCGACGCGCCCACGCCGCCGCACGTCGTCGAGGCGGGGGTGCGCGCGCTCCGCGACGGGCACACGCGCTACGGGCCGACCGCGGGGATCCCGGAGCTGCGCGCCGCGGCGGCGGCGGCGCTCGCCGCGCGCGGCGTCCCCGCGGAGCCGGCGCGCGTCGTCGTCGCGCCGGGGGCGAAGGCGCTGCTCTTCAGCGCGCTGCTCGCCGCCGTCCGCGCAGGCGATGAGGTGCTCGTGCCCGACCCCGGCTACGGTGCCTACGGCGCGATCACGGAGTTCGCGGGCGGGCGCGCGGTCCGCTACCGGCTCGACGCGGCACGCGACTTCGCGGTCGACCCGGACGAGGTCGCGTCGCACGCCACCTCGCGCACGCGCGTCCTCGTCCTCAACGCGCCCCACAACCCGACCGGCGGGGTGATCGACCCGCCCGCGCTCGCGCACCTGGCCGAGCTGGCGCAGCGCCACGACCTGCTGGTCGTCTCGGACGAGATCTACGCGCGCCACGTCTACCCGGACGGATACCCGGACGCGGCGCGCCCCATTCCGACGCACCCCAGTATCGCGGGGCTGCCCGGGATGGCCGAGCGCACGGTCGTCGTCGACGGCTTCTCCAAGGCCTACGCGATGACCGGCTGGCGGCTCGGCTACGCCGCGCTGCCGCCCGCGCTCGTCGCGCCCGTGACCGCGCTGCTCGCGCAGAGCGCCACGTGCACCCCGGCCTTCGTGCAGCACGCGGGCGTCGCGGCGCTCGCCGGCCCGCAGGACAGCGTGGTCGTGCAGGTCGCCGAACTCCGGCGCCGGCGCGACTGGTTCGCGGCGGCGCTCGGCCGCGTCGACGGCGTGCGGTGCGCGCGCCCCCGCGGCGCGTTCTACGTCTTCCCGCGCGTCGACGGCGCGCTCGCCGGCACGGGCCACTCGGCCGAGTCGCTCGCCGCGCACCTACTCGCCAAGTACAGCGTGGCGTGCGTCGCGGGAAGCGCCTTCGGACCAGGGGGGGCGGGACACCTGCGCTTCGCCTACACGGCCCCGGTCGACGACCTCGCCGTCGCGGTCGACGCGCTCGCGGCGTGCATGGCCGAACTGCGGGGCCGCGCGGGCGCGAACGGGGTAACCGGGTGA